Proteins encoded together in one Candidatus Nitrosocaldus cavascurensis window:
- a CDS encoding alkaline phosphatase family protein: MKDVDGNYGSNGMKSNYGRMSARKRARMKMIYVLLDGVGDLPHPSLNHLTPLESAYTPNLDALARKGRMGMVYTVGKDIAPESDIAVFSMLGYRFKDEEYPGRGVVEAIGAGIDIRDGDLAMRGNFATIDGEGKIVDRRVGRNLADDEAKELVKAIKDRVTLEGAEYELVHTKGHRVVLRIRGKSILSADISNTDPAYERIKGMGVAREEHDARMSINRCKALSNSNAALLSAKLVNEFTEKVISVLKDHPVNERRRGMGMLEANCILLRDAGSRLPKVEPIASKYNDARFACIVDMPVEYGIARVTGITVLDGGGMRDYEIKARRAVEALSRYDAVYVHLKGPDEFGHDGNARGKEESIEEIDERFFGELLKHTSINSDGKSSRLFIVVSGDHSTPCIKKAHSADPVPLLVSCMSSDYRDDGLGRFTEREARKGSIGYIMGYDVLSKVFSIMYSSSPPS; encoded by the coding sequence ATGAAGGATGTGGATGGCAATTACGGTAGCAATGGTATGAAAAGCAACTATGGTAGGATGAGTGCTAGGAAGAGGGCTAGGATGAAGATGATCTATGTACTACTTGATGGTGTTGGAGATCTACCTCACCCAAGCCTAAACCATCTCACACCTCTAGAATCTGCATATACACCAAACCTAGATGCCTTGGCAAGGAAGGGTAGGATGGGTATGGTATACACTGTAGGGAAGGATATTGCTCCAGAGTCTGATATAGCAGTATTCAGCATGCTTGGCTATAGGTTCAAGGATGAAGAGTATCCTGGTAGAGGAGTTGTAGAGGCTATAGGGGCAGGGATAGATATCAGGGATGGTGATCTTGCAATGAGGGGTAACTTTGCAACCATAGATGGTGAAGGGAAGATAGTGGATAGGAGGGTTGGAAGGAACCTAGCAGATGATGAGGCCAAAGAACTCGTCAAGGCTATAAAGGATAGGGTAACGCTAGAGGGTGCAGAGTATGAACTTGTGCATACAAAGGGGCATAGAGTAGTGCTTAGGATAAGGGGCAAGAGCATATTATCAGCAGATATAAGCAATACAGACCCAGCATATGAGAGGATAAAAGGCATGGGAGTAGCAAGGGAAGAGCATGATGCTAGGATGAGCATAAATAGATGTAAGGCTCTTAGCAATAGCAATGCTGCTCTACTCTCTGCTAAACTTGTTAATGAGTTCACTGAGAAGGTTATAAGCGTGCTTAAAGATCATCCTGTAAATGAGAGGAGGAGAGGCATGGGTATGCTTGAGGCTAACTGTATACTGCTAAGGGATGCTGGAAGTAGGCTTCCCAAGGTTGAACCTATAGCAAGCAAGTACAATGATGCAAGGTTTGCATGCATAGTTGATATGCCTGTTGAGTATGGTATAGCAAGGGTTACAGGAATAACAGTTCTTGATGGTGGAGGTATGAGGGATTATGAGATCAAGGCTAGAAGAGCAGTAGAGGCGTTGAGTAGATACGATGCTGTGTATGTACACCTAAAGGGCCCAGATGAGTTTGGGCATGATGGTAATGCTAGAGGCAAGGAAGAGAGTATAGAGGAGATAGATGAGAGGTTCTTTGGCGAACTACTCAAGCATACTAGCATCAATAGCGATGGTAAGAGTAGTAGGCTGTTCATAGTCGTATCTGGAGATCACTCAACCCCATGCATAAAGAAGGCACACAGTGCAGATCCAGTACCATTGCTTGTATCATGTATGAGCAGTGACTACAGGGATGATGGGCTTGGTAGGTTCACTGAGCGTGAAGCAAGGAAGGGTAGCATAGGTTACATAATGGGATATGATGTGCTAAGCAAGGTATTCAGTATCATGTACTCATCCTCACCACCATCATAA
- a CDS encoding ABC transporter ATP-binding protein, with protein sequence MDMEHAIEVVNLVKSYSGKNVVDGISFNVKKGMIFALLGPNGAGKTTTIEIVECIRPLTSGSVRVLGYDVGDRRDEQEIKRRIGIMPQEFRALDKLTVKENIELFSRLYPYHSSSSKDVDEVIREFGLEEYSNVRFERLSGGIRQRLGLAIATIHDPEILFLDEPTTGLDPTSRRQVWAMIRALKDSGKTVVLTSHYMEEVEYLADEVAIMNKGRIVASGSPQDIASRYGTGRRLTIRGYSRSRLLASLANSSNTLGDTLTLSMDRLDSMLIAEIVDMAIKDGLEVQFKNPSLEDAFLRLVGRIDEDGRLIING encoded by the coding sequence GGGAATGATATTTGCATTGCTAGGCCCAAATGGTGCAGGGAAGACAACAACAATAGAGATAGTTGAGTGCATTAGACCATTAACATCTGGGAGCGTTAGGGTTCTAGGATACGATGTAGGGGATAGAAGGGATGAGCAGGAGATAAAGAGGAGGATAGGTATAATGCCACAAGAGTTCAGAGCACTAGATAAGCTTACTGTAAAGGAGAATATAGAACTATTCTCAAGGCTCTACCCTTACCATAGCAGTAGTAGCAAGGATGTGGATGAGGTGATAAGAGAGTTTGGTCTTGAAGAGTATAGCAATGTAAGGTTTGAGAGGCTCTCTGGAGGGATTAGGCAGAGGCTTGGTCTAGCAATAGCTACCATACATGATCCTGAGATACTCTTCCTAGATGAGCCTACAACAGGGCTTGACCCAACATCAAGGAGGCAGGTATGGGCAATGATAAGAGCACTGAAGGACTCTGGCAAGACAGTAGTGTTAACATCACACTACATGGAGGAGGTTGAGTACCTAGCAGATGAGGTAGCAATAATGAACAAGGGTAGGATAGTAGCATCTGGGAGTCCTCAGGATATAGCAAGTAGATATGGTACTGGTAGAAGGCTTACGATCAGAGGATACTCAAGATCAAGGCTTCTAGCATCCCTTGCCAATTCAAGCAATACTCTTGGGGATACCCTTACGCTAAGTATGGATAGATTGGATAGTATGCTTATAGCAGAGATAGTTGATATGGCAATAAAGGATGGGTTGGAGGTACAGTTCAAGAACCCCTCGCTAGAGGATGCATTCCTTAGGCTTGTTGGTAGGATAGATGAGGATGGTAGGCTAATCATCAATGGATAA
- a CDS encoding ABC transporter ATP-binding protein, whose protein sequence is MARLEVHNLKAYYFTSKGVVKAVDDVTFSTDESVGIAGESGSGKSTLALSILRMLQPPGRVVDGRVMLDGTDILAMDEHEFNSRIRWKKVSMVFQAAMNALDPVYRIEEQMAELLRYHAHSGSGGFGSSVGSDAYTLMSSAVKQVGLDEDVLKRYPHELSGGMKQRVIIAMALLLKPSLLIADEPTTALDVLVQAQIINLLKRLKREGLMLMLITHDLSIIAEVVDDVGIMYAGQMVEFGSIERVYREPKHPYTQALLQSIPRLRGEKRLTYIKGSPIDLLNVPKGCRFYARCPYAMDICREVDPPALDCEGGNGYVRCWLYSKH, encoded by the coding sequence ATGGCAAGGCTGGAGGTGCATAACCTGAAGGCATACTACTTTACAAGCAAGGGTGTAGTCAAGGCTGTAGATGATGTTACATTCAGCACAGATGAGTCTGTAGGGATAGCAGGAGAGTCTGGCTCTGGTAAGAGCACACTAGCCCTATCCATCCTTAGGATGCTCCAACCCCCTGGAAGGGTTGTTGATGGTAGGGTAATGCTTGATGGTACTGATATACTTGCAATGGATGAGCATGAGTTCAATTCAAGGATAAGGTGGAAGAAGGTATCCATGGTATTCCAAGCAGCAATGAATGCTCTAGACCCAGTGTACAGGATAGAGGAGCAGATGGCAGAACTCCTCAGATACCATGCACATTCTGGGTCTGGGGGCTTTGGTTCTAGTGTTGGGAGCGATGCTTATACGCTGATGAGTAGTGCTGTTAAGCAGGTTGGGCTTGATGAGGATGTGCTCAAGCGCTACCCTCATGAGTTATCTGGAGGGATGAAGCAGAGAGTGATAATAGCAATGGCTCTACTCCTAAAACCATCACTACTCATAGCTGATGAGCCTACCACAGCCTTGGATGTTCTTGTTCAAGCACAGATAATAAACCTCCTCAAGAGGTTGAAGAGGGAGGGGCTTATGCTCATGCTTATAACCCATGACCTCTCTATAATAGCAGAGGTTGTAGATGATGTAGGGATCATGTATGCTGGTCAGATGGTTGAGTTTGGTAGCATAGAGAGGGTGTATAGAGAGCCAAAGCATCCATACACACAGGCACTGCTCCAATCGATACCAAGGCTTAGGGGGGAGAAGAGGCTCACCTACATAAAGGGTAGCCCAATAGATCTACTCAACGTACCAAAGGGATGCAGGTTCTATGCTAGATGCCCATATGCAATGGATATATGCAGAGAAGTGGATCCTCCAGCATTAGATTGTGAAGGTGGCAATGGTTATGTTAGATGCTGGCTCTACTCGAAGCACTAG
- a CDS encoding GNAT family N-acetyltransferase → MIMVGVDGSALTVREMVDEDIHSVARIYIENFKGMKSYDDAVRWVMMKHRSKPICMYYIAMLGEEPVGYILWTEHGGFRSDAVLELEQIAVARRYQGRGIGSMLVVESLKDVCRYLHARGSELKLVIVTTSSKNTNAKRLYERTLNAREEALLHDIYGGDELIMVARREEIQFLNR, encoded by the coding sequence ATGATTATGGTTGGAGTTGATGGTTCAGCTCTAACTGTTAGGGAGATGGTTGATGAGGATATACATTCTGTAGCAAGGATATACATTGAGAACTTCAAGGGTATGAAGAGTTATGATGATGCTGTAAGATGGGTGATGATGAAGCATAGAAGTAAGCCAATATGCATGTACTATATAGCCATGCTTGGAGAGGAGCCTGTAGGTTACATACTCTGGACTGAGCATGGAGGGTTTAGGAGCGATGCAGTGCTAGAGCTTGAGCAGATAGCAGTAGCAAGGAGGTATCAGGGTAGGGGTATAGGGAGCATGCTAGTTGTAGAATCACTCAAGGATGTGTGCAGATACCTGCATGCTAGAGGATCTGAACTCAAGCTTGTTATTGTTACAACATCTAGCAAAAACACAAATGCAAAGAGGCTGTATGAGAGGACACTGAATGCTAGAGAGGAAGCACTGCTCCATGATATCTATGGTGGGGATGAACTCATAATGGTAGCAAGGAGGGAGGAGATACAGTTCCTAAACAGATGA
- a CDS encoding ABC transporter ATP-binding protein, producing MLDAGSTRSTRSTNLLEVEGLRKWFRIKRSILDILHGKQEGVVKAVDDVSFSVKQGSTFVLAGESGSGKSTIARLILRAIEPDGGSIRFAGRDVLSLDKRGLMWFRRSAQMIHQDPYSSLNPRMKVISIVGEPLEVHGIKDRREKEEMVFKALEEVRLEPVEEIAYRYPHMLSGGQRQRVAIARALVLKPMLIVADEPVSMLDLSVRAEILELMQNLKVKHNITYIYITHDLSTARYFGDSIAILYKGKIVEMGSIDDVLNEPLHPYTQALIDAIPEPDPASRLRDKVIRIRASTSISMDEANDHGCRFYARCPYAMDICREEPKLLEVKNGHLVSCFLYKSSV from the coding sequence ATGTTAGATGCTGGCTCTACTCGAAGCACTAGAAGCACCAACCTGCTAGAGGTAGAGGGGCTAAGGAAGTGGTTCAGGATCAAGAGATCCATACTTGATATACTCCATGGTAAGCAGGAGGGTGTAGTAAAGGCTGTAGATGATGTTAGTTTTAGTGTAAAGCAAGGCTCTACATTCGTACTTGCTGGTGAGTCTGGATCTGGTAAGAGCACTATAGCAAGGCTCATCCTGAGGGCAATAGAGCCAGATGGGGGGAGCATAAGGTTTGCTGGAAGGGATGTACTCTCTCTAGATAAGAGAGGGCTTATGTGGTTCAGGAGGAGTGCGCAGATGATCCATCAGGACCCTTACTCATCTCTCAACCCTAGGATGAAGGTAATCTCAATAGTTGGTGAACCTCTAGAGGTTCATGGTATAAAGGATAGGAGGGAGAAGGAGGAGATGGTATTCAAGGCATTGGAGGAGGTTAGGCTTGAGCCTGTTGAGGAGATAGCATACAGGTATCCTCATATGCTCTCTGGAGGGCAGAGGCAGAGGGTTGCAATTGCTAGAGCATTAGTGCTGAAGCCTATGCTTATAGTTGCTGATGAACCAGTATCCATGCTTGATCTATCTGTTAGGGCTGAGATACTTGAACTCATGCAGAACCTCAAGGTTAAGCATAACATAACCTACATATACATAACCCATGACCTCTCAACTGCTAGGTACTTTGGTGATAGCATAGCAATACTCTACAAGGGCAAGATAGTTGAGATGGGTAGCATAGATGATGTACTAAATGAACCATTGCATCCATACACACAAGCACTGATAGATGCTATACCAGAGCCTGATCCTGCAAGTAGGTTGAGGGATAAGGTGATAAGGATAAGGGCAAGTACAAGCATTAGCATGGATGAAGCAAATGATCATGGATGTAGGTTCTATGCTAGATGCCCATATGCAATGGATATATGTAGGGAAGAACCTAAACTGCTAGAGGTTAAGAATGGGCATCTTGTGAGTTGCTTCCTCTACAAGTCATCTGTTTAG
- a CDS encoding DUF309 domain-containing protein — MVYSRYVVRLVNNGYRPEDSRMILSNASNVCIDAGLDAWVEVRDVRVASKHIELDVSVEQSMLDKLLREMERIAQLLGYTEIDERSLSKEERIMHARDLFNAERYWEAHEVLEGAWKDSKGDEKELIQGIILVCAALVHAQKAEYDICISILARALKKLQGKPCRYHGLDIEVMVERIRMVLDSKDIRAMLEHRL, encoded by the coding sequence ATGGTATACTCAAGGTACGTGGTAAGACTTGTAAACAATGGCTATAGACCAGAGGACTCAAGGATGATCTTGAGTAATGCTAGCAATGTATGTATAGATGCTGGGCTAGATGCATGGGTTGAGGTAAGGGATGTTAGAGTAGCAAGTAAGCATATAGAGTTGGATGTTAGTGTTGAGCAATCAATGCTTGATAAACTGCTTAGGGAGATGGAGAGGATAGCACAACTACTAGGCTACACAGAGATAGATGAGAGGAGTTTGAGCAAGGAAGAGAGGATAATGCATGCAAGGGATCTATTCAATGCTGAACGCTACTGGGAGGCACATGAGGTTCTAGAGGGGGCATGGAAGGATAGTAAGGGTGATGAGAAGGAACTAATACAAGGCATCATACTTGTATGTGCTGCTCTAGTACATGCACAGAAGGCAGAGTACGATATATGCATCTCAATACTAGCAAGGGCACTAAAGAAACTACAAGGCAAGCCATGCAGATATCATGGGCTAGATATAGAAGTGATGGTTGAGAGGATAAGGATGGTATTGGATAGCAAGGATATTAGAGCCATGTTAGAACATAGGCTATAG
- a CDS encoding galactose-1-phosphate uridylyltransferase, protein MTQFRKDNILDRLVIVNDGNSVDMDDGNEKHGNDDICIYCPGNEHLTRPAVLALVQKEGMMRRLSDTEDYRVDDWCVRVVPSKNPLVSISANGKYTNKPFYSEPAYGYHYLLIASREHCKPSSIPAEQWSNVLVALQDRVKWLYMQKGVSYVAVYMDYDASNVWHPHLNIITFPYIPPLIEQEVESINRYINEAGSCPLCNMISMEDKSPRHLVSIENFMALCPWAPTHPYEFWIVPKKHAIQLLRMTQKEIDELATMLRVMLGGLYNTLGDVKFSMIIHASSEKSRKQLHWHIEVHPRLVDSYGIEGFGVHFLNISPEYAASRLSFASRRELARIVGIT, encoded by the coding sequence ATGACTCAGTTCAGGAAGGATAACATACTTGATAGGCTAGTGATAGTTAATGATGGTAACAGTGTTGATATGGATGATGGTAATGAGAAGCATGGAAATGATGATATATGCATCTACTGTCCTGGTAACGAGCATCTAACCAGACCAGCAGTACTTGCTCTTGTACAGAAGGAGGGGATGATGAGGAGGTTATCAGATACAGAGGATTACCGTGTAGATGACTGGTGTGTTAGGGTAGTGCCAAGCAAGAACCCATTGGTTAGCATATCTGCAAATGGCAAGTATACAAACAAGCCATTCTACAGTGAACCTGCATATGGCTACCATTATCTGCTGATAGCAAGCAGAGAGCACTGCAAGCCATCATCAATACCAGCAGAGCAGTGGTCAAATGTACTTGTAGCACTGCAGGATAGGGTGAAGTGGCTCTACATGCAGAAGGGCGTTAGTTATGTTGCAGTGTACATGGATTACGATGCTAGCAATGTATGGCATCCACACCTCAACATAATCACCTTCCCCTACATACCTCCACTCATAGAGCAGGAGGTTGAGTCAATAAACAGATACATCAATGAGGCTGGTTCATGTCCTCTATGCAACATGATAAGCATGGAGGATAAGAGCCCTAGGCATCTAGTCAGCATAGAGAATTTCATGGCATTATGTCCTTGGGCTCCAACCCATCCATACGAGTTCTGGATAGTGCCTAAGAAGCATGCTATACAGTTGTTAAGGATGACCCAGAAGGAGATAGATGAGCTTGCTACAATGCTTAGGGTTATGCTTGGAGGGCTCTATAATACCCTAGGCGATGTGAAATTCAGCATGATCATACATGCCTCATCTGAGAAGAGTAGGAAGCAGTTACACTGGCATATAGAGGTTCATCCTAGGCTAGTAGATAGCTATGGGATTGAGGGGTTTGGTGTACACTTCCTCAACATATCTCCAGAGTATGCTGCCTCAAGGCTGAGTTTTGCTTCAAGGAGGGAACTTGCAAGGATTGTTGGGATAACCTAA
- a CDS encoding ABC transporter permease produces MKMDINSHFVTVASLARALVLDWLRSKTGVFFTIFFPIMLMVILTLAFNDDLNRLDLYVQNLDLDRDGMPTETSSSLINALSSSMLNIKHIPADVDAYEYVKYSTSKRVLIIPYGFDASIKAKSMEARMAVMLSTLDLFTEQSWMQDGVRASMISGMEGLKRELTIRNGDNNGDNASNTAPPPAPARLLLIVDSSKDREYERVEGILANMVARLQQSAIDAPDILSMEVKDVSITERANYYLPSVLAAFIMTNGVLGTSGIVADFKRRGMLKRLMSTPLSRLQWIIANMMTQTILALILASVMVCIAVIALNTTLPNAISIVVLAIGALCFTGLGMLIAGALKEPHAITGASNAIAFPMMFISGTFWPIGSMPEYMQSIAYALPLTYFVDALNASMYQSSILALQSTSMLALFTIAFVILGSYLTRWKQE; encoded by the coding sequence ATGAAGATGGATATTAACAGTCATTTTGTTACAGTTGCATCACTTGCTAGGGCACTTGTACTTGACTGGTTAAGGAGCAAGACTGGTGTATTCTTTACAATATTCTTCCCTATAATGCTCATGGTCATACTCACACTTGCATTCAATGATGATCTCAATAGGCTTGATCTCTATGTACAGAATCTAGATCTTGATCGTGATGGGATGCCTACAGAGACCTCCTCCTCACTCATCAATGCACTAAGCTCAAGCATGCTCAACATAAAGCATATCCCTGCAGATGTTGATGCGTATGAGTATGTGAAGTACTCTACTAGCAAGAGGGTACTCATCATACCATATGGGTTTGATGCCTCCATTAAGGCAAAGAGCATGGAGGCTAGGATGGCAGTAATGCTATCAACGCTTGATCTCTTCACAGAGCAGTCATGGATGCAGGATGGTGTGAGGGCAAGCATGATCTCTGGCATGGAAGGGTTGAAGAGGGAACTTACCATAAGAAATGGTGATAATAATGGTGATAATGCTTCTAATACTGCTCCTCCTCCAGCACCAGCAAGATTACTACTCATAGTAGACTCTAGCAAGGATAGGGAGTATGAGAGGGTAGAGGGGATACTGGCTAACATGGTTGCTAGGTTACAGCAGAGCGCAATAGATGCACCAGATATACTCAGCATGGAGGTTAAGGATGTTAGCATAACTGAAAGGGCAAACTACTACCTCCCTTCTGTCCTTGCAGCATTCATAATGACCAATGGTGTTCTAGGCACAAGTGGAATAGTAGCAGACTTTAAGAGGAGAGGTATGCTCAAGAGGCTAATGAGTACACCACTGAGTAGATTGCAGTGGATAATTGCAAATATGATGACCCAGACTATACTTGCCCTGATCCTTGCTTCAGTGATGGTATGCATAGCTGTAATAGCACTAAATACAACATTGCCAAATGCGATAAGCATAGTAGTACTTGCAATAGGAGCATTATGCTTCACAGGTCTAGGCATGCTTATTGCTGGAGCATTAAAGGAGCCCCATGCAATCACTGGTGCAAGCAATGCTATAGCATTCCCAATGATGTTCATCTCAGGTACATTCTGGCCTATAGGAAGCATGCCTGAATACATGCAGAGCATAGCATATGCATTGCCATTGACATACTTCGTCGATGCATTGAATGCAAGTATGTACCAATCCAGCATACTTGCTCTCCAATCAACCTCCATGCTTGCCCTGTTTACTATAGCATTTGTAATACTTGGGTCATACCTTACTAGATGGAAGCAAGAGTGA